The Hemibagrus wyckioides isolate EC202008001 linkage group LG25, SWU_Hwy_1.0, whole genome shotgun sequence genome has a segment encoding these proteins:
- the dsg2.1 gene encoding desmoglein-2.1 — MARLWRSAPLLWLFCFVLCVFEAGAKTDHSISLQRNKREWIVPPQILEENVDYTKQAFIARIRSDKEDPSKGPIKYALKGVGADQEPYNLFVVDANTGNVRITGILDREVIAQYNLSGVATYPDGTVAENDIQLRVKVKDQNDNSPVFLPITAGSVKELSPVGTTVMKITATDADEPGNINSLIRYEIVDQKPAGEMMFSINQNGEVIVNSPNLDRESIDQYQLTVKASDLNGGPGCNSKITTFNINIEDVNDNPPVLEKDSFEASIEENTDNLEVMRFKTTDLDLQNTENWQAEYSIVSGNGGGHFKIVTDPKTNEGVLMLVKAVDYEEVKDMNLGITVNNVAPAYAGSGSVSTIVVGGGGGGGGGGGGGGGGGGGGGAWAGGVGGPTGMAGGGGSNKIYNMHVNVKNQPEGPRFIPKVKAIPISENGKMVDISKVITTYVATDSDTGLAAKGVKYVKGSDRDNWLSIDENTGKIKLNKIPDRESPYLVNGTYMAEILCISQDMPSKTATGTVAIQVEDFNDHCPNLINKTQTMCTTQEVLYVTAEDSDSFPNGAPFKFIVLPEGTDGKWSVEHYSETAAILKPEGSLWPGPLQVTLEIQDQQGVSCPDKQVLKVDVCTCDKSATCTSAKKGSKLGSAGLGLLFLGLLLLLLIPLLLLLCQCGAAGMSGAFADIPFDTKEHLISYHTEGQGEDRDVPLILTETDGAGKMSMNGGGGTMKGGFGTGGFGSGGYRMNGGGHFYNHMEMSSMDQAMSRQFGMRDGFSTMDSGMAIGEDFLDNYYSNKSHHLYHESEDNLVPFGFEGKGSPAGSVGCCSILGEDEDLGFLNNLGPKFTTLAEICGGTKFTEVAPRLPPPPKPIVDHSESISMHTNTVNPVNVATNSHMEENVLIRNTQVVSDVQPVQTLMVQQQPMYYMVEPQVSNTMLLAERPAMGLTQGMYVLNSAPVTERVLVQGAMPAQATIAGGDRMVLLETHGGSTTAQTTGLLQSAHLSGSQLLLVDTGAQGGQVLQGTLQRGGIAGSQGLMLVDGQGTLQRGGISGSQGLMLVDGQGTLQRGGISGSQGLMLVEGQGTLQRGGISGSQGILVMEGQGAPTVHGSLQKSVPVAGVSQSMVHVVERQGGTSGITQGSLQGGVKSTAMSQSGTIGLNTSTIHGLPSSRKVVVQEKKVVKTNL, encoded by the exons ATGGCCCGGTTATGGCGTTCGGCGCCGCTTCTCTGGctgttttgtttcgttttg tgtgtgtttgaagctGGAGCCAAAACAGACCATTCCATATCTCTCCAAAGGAACAAGAGAGAATGGATcgtccctccacagattttggAGGAAAATGTAGACTACACTAAACAGGCCTTTATTGCTCGG ATTCGTTCAGATAAGGAAGATCCAAGTAAGGGTCCAATAAAATATGCCTTAAAGGGCGTTGGAGCAGACCAGGAACCCTATAACTTGTTCGTTGTGGATGCTAACACTGGCAATGTTCGAATAACTGGGATTCTAGACCGAGAGGTCATTGCCCAGTACAAT CTTTCTGGAGTTGCCACGTACCCTGATGGCACAGTGGCAGAGAATGATATtcagctgagggtaaaggtgaaaGATCAGAATGACAATTCGCCAGTCTTCTTGCCCATCACTGCAGGATCTGTGAAAGAGCTCAGCCCTGTAG GTACAACTGTAATGAAAATAACAGCGACGGATGCTGATGAACCCGGGAATATCAACTCTTTGATCCGCTATGAGATAGTCGATCAGAAGCCTGCAGGAGAGATGATGTTTAGCatcaatcagaatggagaagtGATCGTTAACAGTCCTAACTTGGACCGAGAG AGCATTGACCAGTATCAACTGACTGTAAAAGCCTCAGACCTCAATGGAGGTCCAGGTTGCAACTCAAAGATCACAACATTCAATATCAACATTGAGGATGTCAACGACAACCCCCCAGTACTGGAGAAGGACTCT TTTGAAGCCAGTATTGAGGAGAACACCGATAACCTGGAGGTGATGAGATTTAAAACCACTGATCTGGACTTgcaaaacactgaaaactggcaGGCGGAATACAGTATTGTGTCAGGCAACGGGGGTGGGCATTTCAAGATTGTCACTGATCCAAAGACCAATGAGGGAGTTCTGATGCTTGTCAAg GCTGTAGATTACGAGGAAGTAAAAGACATGAATCTGGGCATCACTGTGAACAACGTGGCTCCAGCCTATGCTGGATCTGGGTCTGTTTCGACaatagtagtaggaggaggaggaggaggaggaggaggaggtggaggaggaggaggtggaggaggaggtggaggagcatGGGCAGGAGGAGTAGGTGGACCTACAGGAATGGCAGGCGGTGGAGGTTCAAATAAAATCTACAATATGCATGTTAATGTAAAGAACCAGCCTGAAGGCCCGCGCTTCATTCCCAAAGTGAAGGCAATTCCAATTTCTGAAAATGGCAAGATGGTTGATATATCAAAAGTCATCACAACGTATGTTGCTACCGATTCAGACACAGGATTGGCTGCTAAAGGAGTCAA ATATGTGAAAGGCTCCGACCGAGACAACTGGCTATCCATTGACGAGAATACCGGTAAAATCAAATTGAACAAAATCCCAGATCGAGAGTCTCCATATCTGGTCAACGGGACTTACATGGCAGAAATCCTCTGTATCAGTCAAG ACATGCCTTCTAAGACGGCCACGGGCACTGTCGCCATCCAGGTGGAGGACTTTAATGACCACTGCCCTAatctgataaataaaacacagactatGTGCACCACTCAGGAAGTTTTGTATGTCACTGCAGAGGACAGTGATTCTTTTCCCAATGGAGCACCCTTCAAATTCATCGTCCTCCCTGAAGGGACAGATGGAAAATGGTCCGTGGAGCATTACAGCG AAACAGCAGCCATTTTGAAGCCCGAAGGCTCATTGTGGCCAGGTCCTCTTCAAGTGACTCTGGAAATTCAAGACCAGCAGGGAGTCTCGTGTCCAGACAAGCAAGTGCTTAAGGTGGATGTATGCACATGTGATAAATCAGCAACATGTACCTCTGCTAAGAAGGGCTCGAAACTTGGCAGTGCCGGACTTGGTTTGCTTTTCCTGGGACTCCTCTTGCTATTAC TTATTCCACTCCTACTGCTGCTCTGTCAGTGCGGCGCAGCCGGCATGAGCGGAGCCTTCGCCGACATACCTTTTGACACGAAAGAGCATCTGATTTCCTACCATACAGAAGGACAGGGAGAAGACCGG GATGTGCCCTTAATCCTGACTGAAACTGATGGTGCTGGAAAAATGAGCATGAATGGTGGCGGTGGGACCATGAAGGGAGGTTTTGGAACAGGAGGTTTTGGATCTGGTGGCTACAGGATGAACGGCGGAGGTCACTTCTATAATCATATGGAGATGTCTTCTATGGATCAAGCGATGAGCAGACAGTTTGGGATGAGGGATGGGTTTTCCACAATGGACAGTGGAATGGCTATTGGCGAAGACTTCTTGGATAATTACTACTCAAAT AAAAGTCATCATCTTTATCACGAAAGCGAAGACAATTTGGTGCCATTTGGGTTTGAGGGCAAGGGCTCACCTGCTGGTTCTGTAGGGTGCTGCAGCATCTTGGGAGAGGATGAAGATTTGGGGTTCCTTAATAACTTGGGGCCAAAGTTCACTACTCTAGCTGAGATATGTGGAGGTACAAAGTTCACAGAGGTTGCTCCCAGACTTCCACCTCCTCCAAAACCCATCGTGGATCACTCTGAATCAATTTCCATGCACACCAACACTGTCAACCCAGTCAATGTTGCAACAAACTCGCACATGGAGGAAAATGTGCTAATCAGAAACACCCAAGTAGTGTCTGATGTGCAGCCGGTCCAAACCCTGATGGTGCAGCAGCAGCCAATGTACTACATGGTGGAGCCGCAGGTCTCTAACACTATGCTATTGGCCGAGAGACCCGCCATGGGACTGACCCAGGGGATGTATGTGCTGAACAGCGCTCCAGTGACCGAAAGAGTCCTGGTCCAGGGTGCTATGCCAGCGCAAGCCACAATTGCTGGAGGCGACAGAATGGTGTTGTTGGAAACGCATGGAGGATCCACCACCGCACAGACCACAGGCCTGCTCCAGTCAGCTCATCTGTCTGGATCGCAGCTGTTGCTGGTTGATACAGGTGCACAAGGCGGTCAGGTCCTCCAAGGCACACTGCAGAGAGGGGGCATCGCTGGCTCTCAGGGCTTAATGTTGGTGGATGGTCAAGGAACGCTGCAGAGAGGGGGCATCTCTGGCTCTCAGGGCTTAATGTTGGTGGATGGTCAAGGAACGCTGCAGAGAGGGGGCATCTCTGGCTCTCAGGGCTTAATGTTGGTGGAAGGTCAAGGAACGCTGCAGAGAGGGGGCATCTCTGGCTCTCAGGGCATACTGGTGATGGAAGGGCAAGGAGCGCCCACAGTTCACGGATCCCTCCAAAAAAGTGTTCCTGTAGCCGGAGTTTCTCAGAGTATGGTGCATGTTGTGGAGAGGCAGGGAGGGACTTCAGGAATCACCCAAGGATCTCTGCAGGGAGGGGTAAAATCCACTGCCATGTCCCAGAGTGGGACTATAGGATTAAACACAAGCACTATACATGGACTTCCCAGCTCAAGGAAGGTTGTCGTCCAAGAGAAGAAGGTTGTGAAAACCAACCTGTAA